Proteins from a single region of Chloroherpeton thalassium ATCC 35110:
- a CDS encoding YfiR/HmsC family protein — MHKVEKIRVAVLHNSDDDEHEQIRRVASEFDEDGKIEANAVSLEAFQKDPAGYHVVYFDENIADSKAVRQIATKQKLLSITSSKDFVSNGTATLAVFFDDGKVSIFINDTSAKLEGKSFFGEILALAEVLY; from the coding sequence TTGCATAAGGTAGAAAAAATCCGCGTGGCTGTTTTGCATAATTCAGATGATGACGAACATGAGCAGATCCGGCGAGTTGCATCTGAATTTGACGAAGATGGAAAGATCGAGGCCAATGCGGTATCGCTGGAGGCATTTCAAAAAGATCCAGCCGGTTATCATGTGGTTTACTTTGATGAAAATATTGCTGATTCAAAAGCGGTTCGACAAATCGCGACGAAGCAAAAATTGCTATCCATAACGTCCAGCAAAGATTTTGTCTCGAATGGGACGGCCACACTCGCGGTGTTTTTTGACGATGGGAAAGTCTCTATTTTCATCAACGACACATCAGCGAAGTTGGAAGGAAAAAGCTTTTTCGGAGAGATTTTAGCACTTGCCGAAGTGCTTTATTGA
- a CDS encoding TonB-dependent receptor plug domain-containing protein, giving the protein MLNKYKSSWFWFLAATFLATTFSTEAFAQQDTTSLKDIFSQFSLKSLMEVRIVTVSKKEEPIFEAPLSSTVLTADEIKNAGATSIMEALRLVPGVIVREETPGNYDIHIRGFDGLDPYALGIQKINTTTLVMVNNRIVYNDAFGGTLWDVLSVGINDVEKIEVVRGPAAALYGPNAVTGVINIITKSPNQKAGWSGSTYSQVGTYSTYLANGAVNYATEDKKFSFRLSSSMEKRDRQEVDYFVLGSESYSATPEYFSDGRTNTLVDEQFPDYELATDNYSMYAHGKYEDEDLELNILGGVSRSKLQRLYFMSSDYTLSTEKNESEFTQLAGEWNGFTFNTDYTNTRNNTLKTFDFTVRTFNVNVDYNIPITESFSIKPGLSFHYVKTISNDSTLLFSDEIITDREELSTRNGMNSSVTNTTTSGFVRGEYFINKLRLIGALRLDKFNTPDKWLLSPQILATYQVDRDLLLRASYGRAARTPFSANLFAKFIPDYKTTFVYLLSGETIPDELLVIDIFEIGGRMKVSDKLSFDVELFYAVGDDFETIEISGGDPSVIINPSSPILFSYATSTMTAKNYGMTLSMMYTPFEKMSCKAYVTLQESKIDDYNVSQNVVWRDIEDASDSSFTSENTPTVFGGFSINYLPAKKWTLNLNSYFYSAQVRTLAGVTAASEDIKANILLNTVASYEIADGIKLFANARNLLGGNRRQYGMSDRIKMTISGGLNATF; this is encoded by the coding sequence GTGCTGAACAAATACAAATCTTCTTGGTTCTGGTTTCTGGCTGCTACATTTCTCGCAACAACATTTAGCACGGAAGCATTTGCTCAGCAAGACACTACTTCTCTCAAAGATATCTTCTCACAGTTTTCACTGAAAAGTCTAATGGAAGTGAGAATCGTAACGGTATCAAAAAAGGAAGAACCCATTTTTGAAGCGCCGCTTTCCTCGACTGTACTCACCGCTGATGAAATTAAAAACGCAGGTGCAACCTCCATCATGGAAGCCTTACGGTTAGTTCCTGGTGTGATCGTTCGTGAGGAAACACCGGGTAACTATGATATTCACATTCGTGGCTTCGACGGTCTTGATCCGTATGCACTTGGCATTCAGAAAATCAACACCACAACGCTTGTGATGGTTAATAACCGCATCGTCTACAATGATGCGTTTGGTGGTACGCTTTGGGATGTTTTATCGGTTGGCATCAACGATGTAGAAAAAATCGAAGTGGTTCGTGGTCCTGCAGCCGCCTTATATGGACCAAATGCCGTTACCGGTGTTATTAACATCATTACCAAATCGCCCAATCAAAAAGCGGGTTGGAGTGGAAGCACGTATTCTCAAGTTGGCACATATAGCACGTACTTAGCTAATGGAGCGGTTAATTATGCAACAGAAGACAAAAAGTTTTCTTTCCGCTTGAGCTCCAGCATGGAAAAACGCGATCGTCAGGAAGTTGATTATTTTGTGCTTGGTAGTGAGTCATATAGCGCAACCCCTGAATATTTTTCTGATGGCCGAACAAATACACTGGTAGATGAGCAATTTCCTGATTATGAATTGGCGACGGATAATTACTCCATGTATGCGCATGGTAAATATGAGGACGAGGATTTAGAGCTAAATATTTTAGGCGGCGTTTCTCGCTCCAAACTTCAGCGGCTTTATTTCATGAGTAGCGACTACACGTTGTCTACTGAGAAAAATGAATCGGAATTTACCCAACTGGCTGGTGAATGGAATGGCTTCACCTTTAATACGGATTACACCAACACACGCAACAACACGCTCAAGACATTTGACTTCACCGTTAGAACATTCAATGTAAACGTTGATTATAATATTCCGATAACTGAAAGTTTTAGCATCAAGCCGGGTTTATCTTTTCACTATGTTAAGACTATCTCCAATGATAGTACACTCCTTTTCTCTGATGAAATCATCACTGACAGAGAAGAGTTAAGCACACGAAATGGGATGAACTCAAGCGTAACAAATACGACAACATCCGGGTTTGTTCGCGGTGAATATTTTATAAACAAGCTGCGCTTAATCGGGGCTTTGCGTTTGGACAAGTTCAACACCCCAGATAAATGGCTACTGTCTCCTCAAATTTTGGCAACGTATCAAGTCGATCGAGACCTCTTGCTGAGAGCTTCTTATGGACGAGCCGCGCGGACGCCGTTCTCTGCTAACTTGTTTGCGAAGTTTATCCCTGATTATAAAACAACGTTTGTTTACCTGTTATCTGGGGAAACAATACCAGACGAGTTACTTGTGATTGATATTTTTGAAATTGGTGGAAGAATGAAGGTTAGTGATAAGCTGTCTTTCGATGTGGAATTATTTTATGCCGTTGGCGATGATTTTGAAACGATTGAAATATCTGGCGGTGACCCAAGCGTAATTATTAACCCGAGCTCACCGATATTATTTAGTTATGCTACGAGTACAATGACGGCGAAAAATTATGGTATGACATTGTCAATGATGTACACTCCGTTTGAAAAAATGTCTTGCAAAGCGTATGTGACACTCCAAGAATCAAAAATTGATGATTATAACGTATCGCAAAATGTGGTATGGCGTGATATAGAAGATGCCAGTGATTCTTCTTTCACCAGCGAGAATACGCCAACCGTTTTTGGTGGATTCAGCATCAACTATTTGCCCGCAAAAAAATGGACGCTCAATCTGAACTCATATTTTTACTCGGCTCAAGTGCGTACCTTAGCTGGTGTAACTGCTGCAAGCGAAGATATTAAAGCAAATATTTTACTAAATACCGTGGCATCCTATGAGATAGCTGATGGTATCAAGCTATTTGCAAACGCGCGAAATTTGCTCGGTGGTAATCGGCGTCAATATGGGATGTCGGATAGAATAAAAATGACGATTTCGGGTGGCTTGAATGCTACTTTTTGA
- a CDS encoding carboxypeptidase-like regulatory domain-containing protein, with amino-acid sequence MNQRFWTYLFAISFLVLLPTVVSAQARLLGQVTDADGNPIVAAIVSLSGKGRTGAVLTNSQGFYTFLSLPVGEYSVRAVKSGKQSRTFNFSLADKTTVMMNLNISPEAILQEEKEESSVVVDAGKKAKKTRVIRQVPKKVVRKEVAEKANKKEEKPVQLSQNKATDVSKSDDVAVQETEQEVLEIIEGQVESENLEAALRVAEEEEMVSYSGFEKSPEIIGGVEEIYKYLEYPLSARNTPKPVMVIAKVFVDQNGYLKRVDMLKNGPRVFNEEVYRVLTEKIKYKPADVDSKPIPGSLTFVVNFSPETQE; translated from the coding sequence ATGAATCAAAGATTTTGGACATATCTATTCGCGATTTCCTTTCTTGTGCTACTCCCCACTGTTGTATCTGCACAGGCACGGCTTTTGGGTCAAGTCACAGATGCTGATGGCAACCCAATTGTCGCCGCTATTGTTTCGCTTTCAGGAAAAGGCCGTACCGGTGCTGTTTTAACCAATAGTCAAGGTTTTTATACGTTTCTATCGTTGCCGGTTGGCGAGTACAGTGTTCGGGCTGTCAAAAGCGGTAAGCAATCAAGAACATTTAACTTTTCGCTTGCTGATAAAACAACCGTCATGATGAATTTAAACATTTCGCCGGAAGCGATACTGCAGGAGGAAAAGGAAGAATCGTCGGTAGTTGTTGATGCTGGAAAAAAAGCAAAAAAGACCAGAGTTATAAGGCAGGTTCCGAAAAAAGTGGTTCGTAAGGAAGTCGCTGAAAAAGCAAACAAGAAAGAAGAAAAGCCTGTTCAACTTTCTCAAAATAAAGCGACAGACGTTTCAAAAAGCGATGACGTAGCTGTGCAAGAAACAGAGCAAGAAGTGCTAGAAATTATTGAGGGTCAGGTAGAGAGCGAAAATCTGGAAGCTGCTTTGCGGGTCGCAGAGGAAGAGGAAATGGTTTCATACTCAGGATTCGAAAAAAGTCCTGAAATTATTGGCGGCGTAGAGGAGATTTATAAATACCTTGAGTATCCGCTGTCAGCCAGAAACACACCAAAGCCAGTAATGGTCATTGCCAAAGTATTTGTTGATCAAAACGGATATTTGAAGCGAGTTGACATGCTAAAAAATGGTCCTCGTGTATTCAACGAAGAAGTCTATCGTGTCTTAACGGAAAAAATCAAGTATAAACCCGCTGATGTGGATTCAAAACCCATCCCAGGGTCTTTAACTTTTGTTGTCAATTTTTCACCGGAAACTCAAGAATAG